A stretch of Desulfobacter hydrogenophilus DNA encodes these proteins:
- a CDS encoding LeuA family protein, which yields MKTHDVRVWMVDTTLRDGEQAPGVFFRPLEKLTIARQLAECGVDEIEVGIPAMGEFACREIKAIAQLNLSSMLTCWCRAVKKDIELAVGCNTPGVHISFPTSSILLKTFEKNENWVLETLDDTVRFARHYFDQVSVGAQDATRTDMDFLLRFCQAAIGLGVHRVRLADTVGMITPSALMDMVETLLIRLPGLALEFHGHNDLGMATANAVSAVDAGAKAISVTVNGLGERAGNARLEEAAMALFGIGAKKSNMRLSGLTRLCNTVARFSGQQIHAAKPIVGSRIFSHESGIHCAGLLKDTRSYELYDPKQVGRSNPRQMVLGVHSGSAAIKYALAHRNINIDADAAQRLLPQVRAAAAAGNKPVTPELLESIYRRTLCTGQ from the coding sequence ATGAAAACCCATGATGTGCGGGTCTGGATGGTAGACACCACCCTTCGGGACGGGGAACAGGCCCCGGGTGTCTTTTTCAGGCCCCTGGAAAAACTGACCATTGCACGTCAGCTTGCCGAATGCGGGGTTGACGAGATTGAAGTGGGCATCCCTGCCATGGGCGAGTTTGCATGCCGGGAAATTAAAGCCATTGCCCAGCTGAACCTGTCCAGCATGCTCACCTGCTGGTGCAGGGCGGTCAAAAAAGATATTGAACTGGCCGTGGGCTGCAACACCCCCGGGGTGCATATCAGTTTTCCCACGTCATCCATTCTGCTCAAGACCTTTGAAAAAAATGAGAATTGGGTGCTTGAGACCCTGGATGACACCGTTCGGTTCGCAAGACACTATTTTGACCAGGTATCCGTGGGCGCCCAGGATGCCACCCGCACAGACATGGATTTTCTTTTACGGTTCTGCCAGGCAGCCATCGGATTAGGTGTTCACCGGGTGCGGCTTGCCGATACCGTGGGCATGATCACCCCGTCCGCACTCATGGATATGGTGGAAACCCTTTTAATCCGGCTGCCCGGGCTGGCCCTTGAATTTCACGGACACAACGATCTTGGCATGGCCACGGCCAATGCCGTGTCTGCCGTGGATGCCGGCGCCAAGGCCATCAGTGTCACGGTGAACGGACTTGGGGAGCGGGCAGGCAATGCCCGCCTTGAAGAAGCGGCCATGGCCCTGTTCGGTATTGGTGCCAAAAAAAGTAATATGCGCCTGTCAGGGCTTACCCGGCTATGCAATACAGTGGCAAGATTTTCAGGACAGCAGATCCATGCGGCCAAACCCATTGTGGGGTCCAGGATTTTTTCCCATGAGTCCGGCATCCACTGTGCCGGCCTGTTGAAAGATACACGATCCTATGAATTATATGATCCCAAACAGGTGGGCAGGAGTAACCCAAGACAGATGGTTTTAGGGGTGCACTCCGGCTCGGCCGCCATAAAATATGCCCTGGCCCACCGCAATATCAACATTGATGCAGATGCCGCCCAACGGTTGCTGCCCCAGGTCCGGGCTGCGGCTGCCGCAGGAAACAAGCCCGTAACCCCGGAGCTGCTGGAGTCCATCTATCGCAGGACTTTGTGTACCGGACAATAG
- a CDS encoding (2Fe-2S) ferredoxin domain-containing protein yields MNKPAKHILVCSSFRPSGEPKGKCHRKGSGDFMAYIENEVIDRGLEEVLISSTCCLKQCDDGPVMVIYPDNIWYGHVENEEAIDAILDAMEDGEIAEDYVL; encoded by the coding sequence ATGAATAAACCTGCAAAACACATCCTCGTATGCTCAAGTTTTCGTCCCAGTGGAGAACCCAAAGGCAAATGCCACAGAAAAGGGTCCGGGGATTTCATGGCCTATATTGAAAATGAAGTGATTGACAGGGGCCTTGAAGAGGTACTGATCTCTTCCACCTGCTGTCTGAAACAGTGTGATGACGGCCCTGTCATGGTAATTTATCCGGATAATATCTGGTATGGGCACGTGGAGAACGAAGAGGCCATTGACGCTATTTTAGATGCCATGGAAGACGGCGAGATTGCAGAGGACTACGTACTGTAA
- the nifB gene encoding nitrogenase cofactor biosynthesis protein NifB — protein MNIDNHPCFNKKSCKDFGRVHLPVAPACNIQCNFCNRKFDCVNESRPGVTSSILSPDQAMAYLADVVEAKPNTSVVGIAGPGDPFANGDKTMETLTRVRATYPEMLLCVATNGMNIHPYLDELKAINTTHVSITINAVDPDIGAKIYSWVRDGKRSVGPAQGAELLLERQLAAVKGLKERNIMVKVNSILLPGINEDHMVDVAEKMGEMGVDIFNCMPYFPTKGANFEDMEEPGKDLVNTIRKAAKVFVPQMTHCKRCRADAVGLLDDPLNQKLMDRLTYHATAPIPLSSAPKYCHEAPVEEDVYAFNSFVPRPYVALATREGALINQHLGEATQLHVYDLNQETPTLVETRNLPKTGGGDLRWQNLARTIKDCHTILVSGVGETPKKILGTMGFTIHEVNGMIDLVLMALKKGESLKHLVVRAQTSCGECRGTGTGCM, from the coding sequence ATGAACATAGATAACCACCCCTGTTTTAATAAAAAATCCTGCAAGGATTTCGGTCGTGTCCACCTCCCGGTTGCACCGGCCTGTAATATCCAGTGCAATTTCTGCAACAGAAAGTTTGACTGTGTCAATGAAAGCCGCCCCGGGGTGACCTCCTCCATTTTGAGCCCGGACCAGGCCATGGCCTACCTGGCAGATGTGGTTGAGGCCAAACCCAACACCTCTGTGGTGGGCATTGCAGGCCCGGGTGATCCCTTTGCCAACGGCGACAAAACCATGGAAACCTTGACCCGGGTGCGTGCCACTTATCCGGAAATGCTCTTGTGCGTGGCCACCAACGGCATGAACATCCATCCTTATCTGGATGAACTCAAAGCCATCAATACCACCCATGTAAGCATCACCATTAATGCGGTGGACCCAGACATCGGCGCCAAGATTTATTCATGGGTCAGGGACGGCAAACGGTCCGTGGGCCCGGCCCAGGGCGCAGAACTGCTTTTAGAACGCCAGCTTGCCGCCGTCAAAGGCCTTAAAGAACGCAATATTATGGTTAAGGTCAACTCCATTCTTTTGCCCGGCATCAATGAAGACCATATGGTAGACGTGGCAGAAAAAATGGGTGAAATGGGTGTGGATATCTTCAACTGCATGCCTTATTTTCCCACCAAGGGCGCAAATTTTGAGGACATGGAAGAACCGGGTAAAGATCTGGTCAATACAATTAGAAAAGCAGCCAAGGTCTTTGTCCCCCAGATGACCCATTGCAAACGCTGCCGGGCCGATGCCGTGGGCCTGCTGGACGATCCCCTGAATCAGAAACTCATGGATCGACTGACCTACCACGCCACGGCACCCATCCCTTTATCCAGTGCACCCAAGTATTGCCACGAAGCGCCCGTTGAGGAAGATGTCTATGCGTTCAACTCTTTCGTCCCACGGCCCTATGTGGCCCTGGCCACCCGGGAAGGTGCGTTGATTAATCAGCACCTGGGTGAGGCCACACAGTTACACGTCTATGACTTAAATCAGGAAACCCCGACACTTGTGGAAACAAGGAACTTGCCTAAAACCGGCGGCGGGGATCTCAGATGGCAGAATCTGGCCCGGACCATTAAAGATTGCCACACCATTCTTGTGTCCGGCGTCGGGGAAACCCCTAAAAAAATTCTGGGCACCATGGGATTTACCATCCATGAGGTCAACGGCATGATTGATCTTGTCCTCATGGCTTTGAAAAAAGGGGAGTCGTTAAAGCATTTGGTTGTCCGGGCACAGACTTCCTGCGGGGAGTGCCGGGGAACCGGCACCGGTTGTATGTAG
- a CDS encoding nitrogenase component 1 yields MTLKKHKDTPSYTATQNACKMCTPLGATLVFQGIEGCVPLLHGSQGCSTYMRRYLISHFKEPVDIASSNFTEETAVFGGGANLKLAIENVARQYAPSMIGIATTCLSETIGDDVQLILNSMDNHINGTALVHVSTPAYSGTHVDGFHGAVAAVVDRFNPVGKRIVYRPKKKKKINLFPGMLSNEDLRHLKDIFEDFHTPVTILPDYSERLEGPSWEEYQAIQKGGTSISAIEKMNVAVHTLEFGAVLALTAEMGQKTAGDILSKRFGVPCTRLPIPIGVKATDRFLDTLSQISGRPVPEKYRKEKWRLVDAYVDGNKYVAKKRALIYGEEDFVVSMAGFLAEVGIIPVLCASGGKSKTFKKALEDTLPETLIDQVVIQNDMDFTCMEETAAAMPEDLRPEIIIGNSKGYAMARRLKIPLVRVGFPIHDRVGGPRILHVGYKGAQQLFDNIVNTILTAKQTESRIGYSYM; encoded by the coding sequence ATGACCCTGAAAAAACATAAAGATACACCATCATACACCGCGACCCAGAATGCATGCAAAATGTGCACACCCCTGGGGGCCACCCTGGTGTTCCAGGGAATTGAGGGCTGTGTGCCCCTGCTTCACGGCTCCCAGGGGTGCTCCACCTATATGCGGCGCTACCTGATCTCCCATTTCAAGGAGCCGGTGGATATTGCCTCATCCAACTTCACCGAGGAAACCGCCGTATTCGGCGGCGGGGCCAACCTGAAACTGGCCATTGAAAACGTGGCACGCCAGTATGCTCCGTCCATGATCGGGATCGCCACCACCTGCCTGTCCGAAACCATTGGTGATGATGTCCAGTTAATTTTAAACAGCATGGACAATCATATAAACGGTACGGCCCTGGTCCATGTTTCCACACCGGCTTACAGCGGCACCCATGTGGACGGATTTCACGGTGCCGTGGCCGCTGTTGTGGACCGCTTCAACCCGGTGGGCAAGAGAATCGTTTACCGGCCCAAGAAAAAGAAAAAAATCAATCTGTTTCCCGGCATGCTTTCCAACGAAGATCTGCGGCATTTAAAAGATATTTTTGAGGATTTTCATACCCCTGTCACCATTCTGCCCGATTATTCCGAACGGCTGGAAGGACCGTCATGGGAGGAATATCAGGCCATCCAGAAAGGTGGCACGTCCATTTCGGCCATTGAAAAGATGAATGTGGCCGTCCACACCCTGGAGTTTGGTGCCGTGCTGGCGCTGACTGCAGAAATGGGCCAGAAAACCGCGGGAGACATTTTAAGCAAACGCTTTGGTGTTCCCTGCACACGCCTTCCCATCCCTATCGGGGTAAAAGCCACGGATCGTTTTCTGGATACCCTGTCCCAGATTTCGGGCAGGCCCGTGCCTGAAAAGTATAGAAAAGAGAAATGGCGGCTGGTGGATGCCTATGTGGACGGCAATAAATATGTAGCGAAAAAACGGGCCCTGATTTACGGCGAAGAGGATTTTGTCGTGTCCATGGCCGGCTTTCTTGCCGAAGTGGGTATTATACCCGTGCTCTGCGCATCCGGCGGCAAAAGCAAAACATTTAAAAAAGCCCTTGAAGATACCCTGCCCGAAACCCTCATTGACCAGGTTGTCATCCAGAATGACATGGATTTTACCTGCATGGAAGAAACTGCCGCAGCCATGCCCGAAGACCTGCGGCCTGAAATTATCATCGGCAACTCCAAGGGATATGCCATGGCAAGACGGCTGAAAATTCCATTGGTAAGGGTGGGGTTTCCCATCCACGACCGGGTGGGCGGCCCGCGCATCCTGCACGTTGGCTACAAAGGGGCCCAGCAATTGTTTGACAATATCGTCAATACAATTCTTACGGCAAAACAGACCGAATCCAGAATCGGATACTCATATATGTAA